From a region of the Alosa sapidissima isolate fAloSap1 chromosome 9, fAloSap1.pri, whole genome shotgun sequence genome:
- the nfil3-3 gene encoding nuclear factor, interleukin 3 regulated, member 3: MNMTLTGPPVMGEQGGVLQELRGNCSSPLSRGMLESAGEVEGALSFTEEAVSILTSSSMLVRSLLGRSSGLKRKDSPSPNSLRRKREFIPDDSKDDSYWDKRKKNNEAAKRSREKRRVSDMVLENRVIALLEENARLRAELLALKYRFGLVKDHSDGPVMPLTATPCAQVPTTPATTQRYYHHYPTQQHHHHQALAPQHMGACSTRGARDSISAAEDSGFSTPGSSSVGSPVFFDHGSGDTSKASPRAAGEERSYEPPPPPCPPAVPDGDVLAGGHCLGEPGRRGDCGAEYMKSLPHKLRFKMPGASEGPETAQGDAWTGPAPTTHRDSVGEQPKGQYGYGASEGHAVWQQHPQQQQQHYPCEQPQPGLFPSGYHPTAPQPQTDSQQQQQQDNSGLRAQLSSLSMEVAQLKKLLSHQLLTKLS; encoded by the coding sequence ATGAATATGACATTGACCGGACCACCGGTGATGGGAGAGCAGGGTGGTGTGCTCCAAGAGCTTAGAGGGAACTGCTCCTCTCCTTTGAGTAGAGGCATGCTGGAATCAGCTGGGGAAGTGGAGGGAGCTTTGTCTTTTACAGAGGAGGCCGTGTCCATCCTCACGTCCAGCAGCATGCTGGTCCGTTCCTTACTGGGCCGCTCGTCCGGGCTGAAGCGCAAAGACAGTCCAAGCCCCAACAGCCTGCGGCGCAAGCGCGAGTTCATCCCGGACGATAGTAAAGACGACAGCTACTGGGACAAGCGCAAGAAGAACAACGAGGCGGCCAAGCGCTCGCGCGAGAAGCGCCGCGTCAGCGACATGGTGCTGGAGAACCGGGTCATTGCGCTGCTGGAGGAGAATGCGCGTCTGCGGGCCGAGCTCCTCGCACTCAAGTACCGCTTCGGACTGGTCAAGGACCACAGCGACGGGCCCGTCATGCCTCTCACAGCCACCCCCTGTGCCCAAGTTCCCACGACGCCCGCCACCACCCAACGTTACTACCATCACTATCCAacacagcagcaccaccaccaccaggccCTGGCCCCTCAGCACATGGGTGCCTGCAGCACGCGAGGGGCCCGCGACAGCATCAGTGCGGCCGAGGACTCGGGCTTCTCCACGCCCGGCAGCTCCAGCGTCGGCAGCCCCGTGTTCTTCGACCACGGCTCCGGCGACACGAGCAAGGCGTCGCCGCGCGCGGCCGGGGAGGAGCGGAGCTAcgagccgccgccgccgccctGCCCCCCGGCGGTGCCCGACGGAGACGTGCTGGCGGGGGGCCACTGCCTCGGCGAGCCGGGCCGGCGGGGCGACTGCGGAGCGGAGTACATGAAGAGCCTCCCGCACAAGCTGCGCTTCAAGATGCCCGGCGCCAGCGAGGGCCCGGAGACGGCGCAGGGAGACGCCTGGACCGGCCCCGCGCCGACCACACACAGGGACTCCGTCGGTGAGCAGCCAAAGGGTCAGTACGGCTACGGGGCATCCGAGGGGCACGCAGTCTGGCAGCAACatccgcagcagcagcagcagcattacCCCTGTGAGCAGCCTCAGCCAGGTCTCTTCCCCAGCGGGTACCACCCCACAGCCCCACAGCCACAGACAGactcccagcagcagcagcagcaggataaCAGCGGCCTGCGCGCGCAGCTCAGCTCCCTGAGTATGGAGGTGGCCCAGCTGAAGAAGCTCCTCTCCCACCAGCTGCTCACCAAGCTGAGCTGA